One window from the genome of Bacillus weihaiensis encodes:
- a CDS encoding chemotaxis protein CheW: MELTKVVVFQAGTEEYGIPIDHVISIERLEEINNIPNMPDYMKGVVKVRGELIPVLDTNKILYRTDSDLSQHSTKLIVIQSDSLSAALIVKDAKEILDISADELKSIAVGAFQATKYFSAVASLPDRLITIIDPNLLLNSLEGIAMIKEEIVSHH, from the coding sequence ATGGAGTTAACAAAAGTTGTTGTCTTTCAAGCAGGTACCGAAGAATATGGAATACCTATAGATCATGTGATTTCAATTGAAAGATTAGAAGAAATTAATAATATCCCAAATATGCCCGATTATATGAAGGGTGTTGTAAAGGTAAGAGGAGAGCTAATTCCTGTTCTTGATACAAATAAGATCCTTTATCGTACAGATAGCGACCTCTCTCAACATTCGACAAAGTTAATCGTAATACAGTCCGATTCTTTATCAGCAGCACTTATAGTGAAAGATGCGAAGGAAATTCTTGATATATCAGCCGATGAGTTGAAATCAATAGCAGTAGGCGCATTTCAAGCGACAAAATATTTTTCAGCAGTAGCAAGTCTACCAGACAGACTTATTACGATTATTGACCCTAACCTCTTATTGAACAGTCTTGAAGGTATAGCCATGATAAAAGAAGAAATTGTAAGTCACCATTAA
- a CDS encoding matrixin family metalloprotease: MVGKRKRFIVLLCALLFSISFFISYSVQARSLGYKWSPVVTSVKFDCLFNTTWTNATKAGMTAWNSVSSDKPMSCTSNGSSSNNDISATLKSDNYIAKMFPSTSYSTVYGNVFNSADIVFNTKHSFAVGQVSGKYDIQSVATHELGHALGIAHCHDDPNSHVSGDTSYTMYNYSYTNSIAPRTLTTYDKNAKLSLY; this comes from the coding sequence TTGGTTGGTAAAAGAAAAAGATTCATAGTTTTATTATGTGCTTTATTATTCTCGATTTCATTTTTCATTTCTTACAGTGTACAAGCAAGGTCGCTCGGTTACAAATGGTCTCCTGTTGTAACGTCAGTTAAATTTGATTGTTTATTCAATACTACATGGACGAATGCTACTAAAGCAGGAATGACTGCGTGGAACTCAGTAAGTAGTGATAAACCAATGAGTTGTACTTCTAATGGGAGTAGTAGTAACAACGATATATCAGCTACCCTTAAAAGTGATAACTACATTGCTAAAATGTTTCCATCTACTTCTTATAGCACTGTATACGGAAATGTATTTAACAGTGCAGATATAGTTTTTAATACTAAACATAGTTTTGCAGTTGGCCAAGTTTCAGGCAAATATGATATACAAAGTGTTGCAACCCACGAATTAGGACATGCTTTAGGGATTGCACATTGTCATGATGATCCAAATTCGCACGTGTCAGGTGATACTAGTTATACTATGTACAATTATTCTTATACGAATTCAATAGCTCCAAGAACTTTAACAACCTATGATAAAAATGCAAAACTGTCACTTTATTAA
- a CDS encoding DNA polymerase IV, which yields MDSATRRVILHVDMNSFYASVEIAYDPSLKGKPVAIAGNVEERKGIIVTCSYEARAKGVKATMPLWEARKLCPDLIVKKPNFDRYRSASMAMFTILREYTDKVEPVSIDEGYVDLSEFSGTKPLLIAKSIQNRLLEELLLPCSIGVAPNKFLAKMASDMKKPLGISILRKRDLPEKLWPLPANEMHGIGEKTAEKLRSIQINTIYDVAHADTIQLKNLLGINGARLKERANGIDDRKVDPDAIYDFKSIGNSSTLSKNTTNEAEIQEVLRKLAKSVSVRMKRKEVVASKFFVTIRYGNLKTITRSKKVENPINKEDDILFVASHLFFSHWDGEPIRLLGITGQDLVEKSEAVKQLDLFSFENDAKDEPLVELMNKLNGKYGSQVIKKGVKANKKESSTVGTSFNKDFLRE from the coding sequence TTGGATTCAGCTACTAGAAGAGTTATTTTGCATGTAGATATGAATAGTTTTTATGCTTCTGTTGAAATAGCATATGATCCATCACTTAAAGGTAAACCTGTAGCAATTGCTGGTAACGTGGAGGAACGTAAAGGAATTATAGTGACTTGTAGCTATGAGGCTAGAGCAAAAGGGGTAAAAGCAACAATGCCCTTATGGGAAGCGAGAAAGCTTTGCCCGGATCTTATTGTTAAGAAGCCTAATTTTGATCGGTACCGTTCAGCTTCTATGGCTATGTTTACGATTTTAAGAGAATATACGGATAAAGTAGAACCTGTCTCAATTGATGAAGGGTATGTGGATCTTAGTGAATTTTCAGGAACAAAGCCCTTATTGATTGCAAAATCAATTCAAAATCGGCTACTAGAAGAACTTTTACTCCCATGTAGTATAGGGGTTGCTCCAAATAAATTTTTAGCTAAAATGGCTTCTGATATGAAAAAACCTTTAGGAATATCCATATTACGTAAGCGAGATCTTCCAGAAAAGCTTTGGCCTTTGCCTGCAAACGAAATGCACGGTATTGGTGAAAAAACAGCAGAGAAATTAAGATCCATCCAAATTAATACGATTTATGATGTTGCGCATGCTGACACGATTCAATTAAAAAATCTCTTAGGTATAAATGGAGCTCGTTTGAAAGAACGAGCAAATGGTATAGATGATCGGAAGGTTGATCCCGATGCAATTTACGACTTTAAAAGTATCGGAAACTCATCTACTCTATCTAAGAACACAACAAATGAAGCTGAAATTCAAGAGGTTTTACGGAAATTAGCAAAATCAGTTTCTGTTCGAATGAAGAGGAAAGAGGTAGTAGCATCTAAATTTTTTGTTACAATTCGTTATGGGAATTTAAAAACGATTACTAGAAGCAAAAAAGTAGAGAACCCTATTAATAAGGAGGACGATATCCTTTTTGTTGCTAGTCACCTTTTTTTTAGTCATTGGGATGGGGAGCCAATTCGATTGCTGGGTATTACGGGGCAGGACCTCGTAGAAAAAAGTGAGGCCGTTAAGCAATTGGACCTGTTTTCATTTGAGAATGATGCAAAGGACGAACCATTAGTAGAATTAATGAATAAACTAAACGGGAAGTATGGTAGTCAAGTTATTAAAAAAGGCGTAAAAGCGAACAAAAAAGAAAGTTCAACAGTAGGTACTAGTTTTAATAAAGATTTTTTAAGAGAGTAA
- the gndA gene encoding NADP-dependent phosphogluconate dehydrogenase: MSKQQIGVIGLAVMGKNLALNIESRGFSVSVYNRSSDKTEEFLTEAKGKNVVGTYSIEEFVQSLETPRKILLMVKAGVPTDATIEQLLPHLDKGDILIDGGNTLYTDTQRRNKDLAESGIHFIGTGVSGGEEGALKGPSIMPGGQKEAFDLVQPILEAISAKVNGDPCCTYIGPDGAGHYVKMVHNGIEYGDMQLISEAYFLLKNVLGLTADELHEVFAEWNKGELDSYLIEITADIFTKKDDETGKPLVDVILDTAGQKGTGKWTSKSALDLGVPLPIITESVFARFISAMKEERQKASKILSGPAPKAHEGNKEELIEAVRKALYMSKIVSYAQGFAQMRAASEEYNWDLKYGDIAMIFRGGCIIRAAFLQKIKDAYDKEPQLANLLLDDYFKNIVEGYQGALRQILGVAIENGVPVPCFSSALAYYDSYRTETLPANLLQAQRDYFGAHTYQRVDKEGVFHTEWMEK; the protein is encoded by the coding sequence ATGTCAAAACAACAAATTGGTGTAATTGGCTTAGCTGTAATGGGTAAAAACTTAGCGTTAAATATTGAAAGTCGTGGCTTTTCAGTATCTGTTTATAACCGTTCTTCGGATAAAACGGAAGAATTTTTAACTGAAGCAAAGGGGAAAAATGTAGTAGGTACATATAGCATTGAAGAATTTGTTCAATCATTAGAAACACCACGTAAAATACTATTAATGGTAAAAGCTGGTGTTCCTACTGATGCTACAATTGAGCAATTGTTACCGCATCTTGATAAAGGTGATATTCTAATCGATGGTGGGAATACATTATATACAGACACACAACGTCGTAACAAAGATCTCGCTGAAAGTGGAATCCATTTCATCGGTACAGGAGTATCGGGTGGAGAGGAAGGTGCTCTTAAAGGACCATCAATTATGCCTGGTGGACAGAAGGAAGCATTTGATTTAGTACAACCTATTTTAGAAGCAATCTCTGCAAAGGTAAATGGTGATCCATGTTGTACGTATATTGGTCCAGATGGTGCAGGTCACTATGTGAAAATGGTTCATAACGGAATTGAATATGGAGATATGCAATTGATCTCAGAAGCCTATTTCTTATTAAAGAATGTTTTAGGTTTAACCGCTGATGAGCTTCATGAAGTTTTTGCAGAGTGGAATAAAGGGGAGCTTGATAGCTACTTAATTGAAATTACTGCTGACATCTTCACGAAGAAGGATGATGAAACAGGTAAACCTCTTGTTGATGTTATTCTTGATACTGCTGGTCAAAAGGGTACTGGAAAATGGACAAGTAAGAGCGCTCTTGATTTAGGTGTTCCACTTCCTATCATTACTGAATCTGTATTTGCTCGTTTCATTTCTGCTATGAAGGAAGAACGTCAAAAAGCAAGTAAAATTCTATCAGGTCCAGCTCCAAAAGCGCATGAGGGTAACAAAGAAGAGCTTATTGAAGCTGTTCGTAAAGCATTATATATGAGTAAAATTGTTTCATACGCACAAGGCTTTGCACAAATGAGAGCTGCTTCTGAAGAGTATAACTGGGATCTAAAATACGGTGATATCGCGATGATCTTCCGTGGAGGCTGTATCATACGTGCAGCATTCCTTCAAAAAATTAAAGATGCATATGACAAGGAGCCGCAATTAGCGAACCTTTTACTTGATGATTACTTCAAAAACATTGTTGAAGGCTACCAAGGTGCTCTCCGTCAAATCTTAGGAGTTGCAATTGAAAATGGTGTACCTGTACCTTGCTTCTCATCTGCATTAGCATACTATGATAGCTACCGTACAGAAACACTACCTGCGAACCTTTTACAAGCACAACGTGATTATTTCGGTGCTCATACGTATCAACGTGTAGATAAAGAGGGCGTATTCCATACTGAATGGATGGAAAAATAA
- the zwf gene encoding glucose-6-phosphate dehydrogenase: MITQEHPKAVIVIFGATGDLAKRKLFPSIYRLVKNKKISENFAVVGVARRPWTNEEFRQNVSDSIQTSMKESANLDEFTSHFHYHPFDVTNPSSYLELNDLLNDLNTTYKTEGNRIFYLAMAPEFFGTIAQNLKKEGLTATEGWSRLVIEKPFGHDLPSAQTLNQEIREAFNEDQIYRIDHYLGKEMVQNIEVIRFANALFEPLWNNRYISNIQVTSSEVLGVEDRGRYYEKSGALRDMVQNHMLQMVALLAMEPPIKLTTDEIRSEKVKVLRALRPVKDDDVAKYFIRGQYDSGEMANEPVVSYRNESNVDDQSQTETYVAGKLLIDNFRWAGVPFYIRTGKRMAAKSTKIVVQFKDIPMNLYYNKGASVPPNLLVIHIQPEEGITLQLNAKKDDDAGYSQPVKLDLSNNFLEGINTPEAYEKLLYDCMRGDATNFTHWDEVALSWSYVDPISDAWKEGKANLTTYPSGSMGPKEAEEMLKKDGFKWWPVN; the protein is encoded by the coding sequence GTGATTACACAAGAACATCCAAAAGCTGTTATTGTCATCTTCGGAGCAACGGGTGACCTAGCAAAGCGAAAACTGTTCCCGTCAATTTATCGCTTAGTAAAAAACAAGAAAATCAGTGAAAATTTTGCTGTGGTCGGTGTTGCACGAAGACCCTGGACAAACGAAGAGTTTCGTCAAAACGTATCTGATTCTATTCAGACATCAATGAAGGAATCCGCTAATTTAGACGAATTCACATCTCATTTTCATTATCATCCTTTTGATGTTACAAACCCTTCCTCTTATTTAGAGCTTAATGATTTGTTAAATGATTTAAATACAACATATAAGACAGAAGGAAACAGAATATTCTACCTAGCAATGGCTCCAGAATTCTTTGGAACAATTGCTCAAAACCTCAAAAAAGAAGGCTTAACTGCTACAGAGGGTTGGAGTAGACTTGTTATCGAAAAACCATTTGGACATGATCTTCCATCTGCACAAACATTAAATCAAGAAATACGTGAAGCATTCAACGAGGATCAAATTTATCGAATTGATCACTACCTAGGTAAAGAGATGGTTCAAAACATTGAAGTCATTCGATTTGCTAATGCATTATTTGAGCCACTGTGGAACAACAGATACATATCAAATATTCAAGTAACTTCTAGTGAGGTATTAGGGGTAGAAGATCGTGGTCGTTATTACGAAAAGTCTGGCGCCCTTCGCGATATGGTACAAAATCATATGCTTCAAATGGTCGCATTACTTGCAATGGAACCACCAATAAAGCTTACAACAGATGAAATTAGAAGTGAAAAAGTAAAAGTTTTACGTGCTCTAAGACCTGTAAAAGATGATGATGTGGCAAAATACTTTATTAGAGGACAATATGATTCAGGCGAAATGGCAAATGAGCCTGTCGTAAGTTACCGTAACGAAAGTAATGTTGATGATCAATCTCAAACAGAAACATACGTTGCAGGTAAACTATTAATTGATAATTTCAGATGGGCTGGAGTTCCTTTCTATATTCGAACAGGAAAACGCATGGCAGCAAAATCTACGAAGATTGTCGTGCAGTTTAAGGATATTCCAATGAATCTATATTATAATAAAGGCGCATCTGTACCACCCAATTTATTAGTCATCCATATTCAACCTGAAGAAGGAATTACACTTCAGCTGAATGCAAAGAAAGACGATGATGCTGGCTATTCACAGCCAGTAAAACTTGATCTTTCTAATAACTTCTTAGAAGGCATTAATACTCCTGAAGCATACGAAAAGTTACTATACGATTGCATGCGTGGAGATGCTACGAATTTCACACATTGGGATGAAGTAGCTTTATCATGGAGCTATGTAGATCCAATTTCTGATGCGTGGAAAGAAGGCAAAGCTAATCTAACAACTTATCCTTCAGGTTCAATGGGACCTAAAGAGGCAGAGGAAATGCTAAAAAAAGATGGCTTTAAGTGGTGGCCAGTTAACTAA
- the rnz gene encoding ribonuclease Z, giving the protein MNVLFLGTGAGIPAKSRNVTSIALQLLEERNAVWLFDCGEATQHQILYTNIKPRKIEKIFISHLHGDHIYGLPGLISSRSFQGGESLLTIYGPKGIKEFVRTSLSVSHTYLSYPISFVEVEEGLIFEDQQFQVFTSKLDHGIDSYGYRIVEKDLPGTLLVHKVKELGVAPGPIFQKLKKGETVSLDDGRILNGTDFIGPPQKGRIITILGDTRYSKRAIELAEHADMLIHEATFSAKDDRLAYDYFHSTSTQAASIATEAKVKKLILTHISSRYQSKEEILLLCNEAKGIFLDTMVAEDFLQVEVPKNKKE; this is encoded by the coding sequence GTGAATGTTTTATTTCTTGGTACTGGTGCTGGAATCCCTGCAAAGTCTCGTAATGTGACGAGTATTGCTTTGCAACTATTAGAGGAGAGAAATGCAGTGTGGCTCTTTGATTGTGGAGAAGCTACACAGCATCAAATTCTATATACAAATATCAAACCTAGAAAAATAGAGAAGATTTTCATTTCACATTTACATGGGGATCATATTTATGGTTTACCTGGATTGATAAGTAGCCGATCTTTTCAAGGAGGAGAAAGTTTACTAACGATATATGGACCAAAGGGGATTAAAGAGTTTGTTCGAACATCATTATCGGTGAGCCATACATATCTTTCTTATCCCATTTCCTTTGTTGAAGTTGAGGAAGGGTTGATCTTTGAGGATCAACAGTTTCAAGTATTTACTTCTAAGCTTGATCATGGCATTGATTCATATGGATATCGTATTGTAGAGAAGGATTTACCAGGAACATTATTAGTTCATAAAGTAAAAGAACTAGGAGTGGCACCTGGACCGATTTTTCAAAAATTGAAGAAAGGAGAAACCGTTTCTTTAGATGATGGTCGAATCCTGAATGGTACAGACTTTATTGGACCTCCTCAAAAAGGAAGAATAATTACGATTCTAGGAGATACGAGGTATTCCAAAAGAGCTATCGAGCTTGCTGAACATGCTGACATGTTAATACATGAGGCGACTTTCTCCGCTAAAGATGATCGTCTTGCTTACGATTATTTTCATTCAACAAGTACACAAGCAGCTAGTATAGCGACAGAAGCGAAGGTGAAAAAGCTTATCCTGACACACATTAGCTCACGTTATCAATCAAAAGAAGAGATCTTGTTATTATGTAATGAAGCGAAGGGAATTTTCTTAGATACAATGGTCGCTGAAGACTTTTTACAAGTCGAGGTACCGAAAAATAAAAAGGAATAA
- a CDS encoding MDR family MFS transporter, which produces MTEESSKQKYEYLADDPNVNVKPIMISLIIGAFFAILNETLLNIALTTLMEEFQVKPSTVQWMATGFMLVMGILIPISALLLQSYTTRQMFMFTMSLFTLGTFICAVAPSFSILLAGRILQAAGTGLFMPIIFNTFLLLFPPKRRGAVMGMVGLVIMFAPAIGPTLSGIIVEHLGWRYLFITVIPFALFSIAFGFKFLVNVGEVTKPKVDIFSILLSTLGFGGVVLGFSSAGEGEAGFFVPRVYVLVIVGVISLILFTLRQLKLEEPVLDVRVFKYPMFTLSVVLFVIIIMAMFSSEIILPMYMQGPLALTAATAGLTLLPGSLLNGLMSPIMGKIFDKVGPRKLIIPAAFVLSITMFMLSTISLTTSIVFIAVCYSLLMLSISAIMMPAQTNGLNQLPKHLYPHGTAIMNTLQPVSGAIGVSVFISLMTTRQQMYLEQVPAPTNPVTISESLVAGVEFVYLIAFALTVLGFIASLFVKRALPEEKEPTSI; this is translated from the coding sequence ATGACTGAAGAAAGCTCAAAGCAAAAATACGAGTATTTAGCAGATGATCCTAATGTTAATGTTAAACCCATTATGATTTCTCTCATTATAGGTGCGTTTTTCGCTATCCTCAATGAGACCCTACTAAATATTGCATTAACAACACTTATGGAAGAATTTCAAGTAAAGCCTTCTACTGTTCAGTGGATGGCAACTGGATTTATGCTCGTAATGGGTATTCTTATCCCGATTTCTGCCTTGTTGTTACAATCATATACAACTAGACAGATGTTCATGTTCACGATGTCTTTATTTACATTGGGAACATTCATTTGTGCTGTTGCTCCTTCTTTTTCTATTTTATTAGCAGGGCGTATACTTCAAGCTGCAGGGACTGGACTATTTATGCCTATAATATTTAACACGTTTTTACTGTTATTTCCCCCAAAGCGTCGCGGCGCTGTAATGGGAATGGTAGGATTAGTCATTATGTTTGCACCTGCAATTGGCCCAACACTCTCAGGCATAATTGTTGAGCACCTTGGTTGGAGATATTTATTTATTACAGTCATCCCATTTGCTCTATTCTCAATTGCCTTTGGATTTAAATTTCTTGTAAATGTTGGAGAAGTGACGAAACCCAAAGTTGACATATTTTCTATTCTCTTATCTACACTTGGTTTTGGTGGAGTAGTACTGGGGTTTAGCTCTGCTGGTGAAGGAGAAGCTGGTTTCTTCGTCCCTAGAGTGTATGTGCTTGTCATTGTTGGAGTTATTTCTCTTATCCTATTTACGTTAAGACAACTAAAATTAGAAGAACCCGTTTTGGATGTGAGAGTGTTTAAGTATCCAATGTTTACGTTATCTGTCGTCCTATTTGTTATTATCATCATGGCTATGTTTTCATCTGAAATCATCCTACCGATGTATATGCAAGGACCACTTGCTTTAACAGCTGCTACTGCCGGGTTAACATTGCTACCCGGTAGTCTATTAAATGGGCTAATGTCTCCTATTATGGGGAAGATTTTTGATAAGGTAGGTCCTCGAAAGCTGATTATTCCAGCTGCTTTTGTTTTATCGATTACAATGTTTATGCTTAGCACAATTAGTCTAACAACCTCTATCGTTTTTATTGCTGTCTGCTATAGTTTATTGATGCTTTCAATATCAGCTATTATGATGCCTGCCCAAACAAATGGCCTTAATCAATTACCGAAGCACCTTTATCCACATGGAACGGCTATTATGAATACATTGCAGCCGGTATCGGGAGCAATTGGGGTGTCAGTATTTATTAGCTTAATGACTACTAGGCAGCAAATGTATCTAGAACAGGTTCCAGCACCAACAAATCCTGTTACAATTAGTGAGTCTCTAGTAGCAGGAGTTGAATTTGTTTACTTAATAGCTTTTGCGTTAACGGTTCTAGGTTTTATCGCTTCTTTATTTGTGAAAAGGGCTCTGCCTGAAGAGAAGGAGCCTACTAGTATATAG
- the namA gene encoding NADPH dehydrogenase NamA, protein MKSKLFQSYGIKNVTLKNRIVMSPMCMYSSTGEKGFVEDFHFQHYISRAAGQVGLIMIEATAVTPQGRISPQDLGIWSDEHIPKLKQLVEGMKQYGSSTAIQLAHAGRKANVDGDIYAPSAIPFNNQYKTPKAMSKADIEYTIRAFQQAAERAKKAGFDIIEIHGAHGYLVNEFLSPLSNTRDDEYGGSAENRYRFLSEIITAIKEVWNGPLFVRISASDYHPEGLAVEDYIHYARNMKEQGVDLIDVSSGAVVPAHIDVFPGYQVKFAETIKQQANIATGAVGLITNGLQAEEILRNERADLIFIARELLRDPYFPKTAANQLGEELPAPKQYERGW, encoded by the coding sequence ATGAAATCAAAACTATTTCAATCTTATGGCATAAAAAATGTGACATTAAAAAATCGAATTGTTATGTCTCCTATGTGTATGTATTCTTCAACAGGAGAAAAAGGATTTGTTGAAGACTTTCATTTCCAACATTACATAAGCCGTGCTGCTGGTCAGGTCGGTTTAATTATGATTGAAGCAACAGCAGTCACTCCTCAAGGAAGGATATCTCCACAAGACCTTGGAATATGGAGTGACGAGCATATCCCAAAATTAAAGCAATTAGTCGAAGGAATGAAGCAGTATGGATCAAGCACGGCCATTCAACTAGCCCATGCGGGAAGAAAAGCAAACGTAGACGGTGATATATATGCTCCGTCAGCCATTCCTTTCAACAATCAATATAAAACTCCTAAGGCCATGTCAAAAGCAGATATTGAGTATACAATAAGAGCCTTTCAACAAGCTGCAGAACGAGCAAAAAAAGCCGGCTTTGATATTATTGAAATTCATGGTGCCCACGGTTATCTAGTGAACGAATTCTTATCTCCGCTTTCAAATACAAGAGATGATGAGTATGGTGGAAGTGCAGAAAACCGCTACCGTTTCTTAAGCGAGATCATTACAGCGATAAAGGAAGTATGGAATGGACCTCTCTTCGTCAGGATTTCGGCATCTGATTACCATCCAGAAGGACTAGCTGTAGAAGATTATATTCATTATGCTAGAAACATGAAAGAGCAAGGCGTTGATTTAATTGATGTAAGTTCTGGAGCAGTTGTACCAGCTCACATTGACGTTTTTCCAGGATACCAAGTAAAATTTGCTGAAACAATTAAACAGCAAGCGAACATTGCGACAGGAGCAGTAGGACTCATCACAAATGGTTTACAAGCTGAAGAAATTCTTCGGAATGAGCGAGCAGATCTCATTTTTATAGCTAGGGAGCTTTTACGCGATCCGTATTTTCCTAAAACTGCAGCCAATCAGCTTGGAGAAGAATTACCAGCTCCGAAACAGTATGAGCGAGGATGGTAA
- the proC gene encoding pyrroline-5-carboxylate reductase, whose amino-acid sequence MRRIGFIGAGSMAEAMVAGLIKNGMFNPSDIVVANRSNRERLQHFEKTYGVLTTQDKEELAKETSIIVLAMKPKDVKEGVNGLQNHIHSHLILSVLAGVSTDTISLLLGKELPIIRAMPNTSAAVRKSATAIAANAYVTEEQLEYSRCLFNAIGICKIVEEKQLDAVTGLSGSGPAYVYYVVEAMEKAAVELGLEADIARDLIVQTLVGASKMIATSDKHPSQLRKEVMSPNGTTEAGINVLKEHHFEEVLISCIKRASERSNELSEIFEEKYI is encoded by the coding sequence ATGAGGAGAATAGGATTTATAGGGGCAGGTTCTATGGCTGAAGCGATGGTGGCTGGCTTAATAAAGAACGGAATGTTTAACCCTTCTGACATTGTTGTAGCTAATCGTTCTAATCGTGAACGCCTACAACATTTTGAAAAAACGTATGGAGTTCTTACAACTCAGGATAAAGAAGAGCTTGCTAAAGAAACTTCAATTATTGTTTTAGCCATGAAACCAAAGGATGTAAAAGAAGGTGTTAATGGGCTGCAAAACCATATACACTCACACCTTATCTTATCAGTTTTAGCTGGTGTTTCGACAGACACGATTTCACTCTTACTTGGAAAAGAATTACCCATCATTCGTGCAATGCCAAATACATCTGCTGCCGTTAGAAAATCAGCTACCGCCATTGCAGCAAACGCCTATGTAACAGAAGAACAACTTGAGTATAGTAGGTGCCTTTTTAACGCAATTGGTATTTGCAAAATCGTAGAAGAAAAGCAATTAGATGCTGTAACAGGTTTATCTGGTAGCGGACCTGCCTACGTTTATTATGTTGTAGAAGCAATGGAGAAAGCAGCGGTAGAATTAGGATTAGAAGCAGACATTGCAAGAGATTTAATCGTTCAAACATTAGTTGGAGCCTCAAAAATGATTGCAACTTCGGATAAACACCCTTCACAGCTAAGAAAAGAAGTGATGAGTCCAAATGGCACGACAGAAGCAGGAATAAACGTACTAAAGGAACATCACTTTGAAGAAGTATTAATTTCATGTATAAAAAGAGCATCCGAACGCTCAAATGAATTAAGCGAAATTTTCGAAGAGAAATATATTTAA
- a CDS encoding MBL fold metallo-hydrolase yields MNESVKSNHIMKMNLPTPFPVGDVNVYLIKNDTLTLVDAGPKTEEAWEAFQFQLKEFGYTLNDIDQIIITHHHPDHVGLLDFFQAEIPILGHAYNKPWLEKNREFMNRMHLFFERLFASFGVSSNFIPTLQRVNNSLDYSCTRHLDQFLLHGDKISGLHQWEVLETPGHAQSHIVLYEKNTGILLGGDLLLKQISPNPLLEPPMISEHTNRPKPQLQLNQSISRLLDLPLSLVYPGHGENIMNAHELITYRLNQQHKRAEQVRDFISKKPVTAFEICQNLFPTIYYKQLMLTMSETVGQLDYLEEIGQIRVDDTNERHLYYTT; encoded by the coding sequence ATGAATGAAAGCGTAAAGTCTAATCACATCATGAAAATGAATTTACCTACACCTTTTCCAGTTGGTGATGTTAATGTGTATTTAATAAAAAATGATACTTTAACACTTGTCGATGCGGGACCAAAAACGGAAGAAGCGTGGGAAGCCTTTCAATTTCAACTAAAAGAGTTTGGTTACACTCTTAATGATATTGACCAAATTATTATTACACATCATCATCCTGATCATGTTGGCTTACTTGACTTTTTTCAAGCTGAAATTCCGATTTTAGGTCACGCATACAATAAACCATGGCTTGAAAAAAATAGAGAATTTATGAATCGAATGCACCTATTTTTCGAAAGATTATTCGCAAGCTTTGGAGTTTCCTCTAACTTTATACCTACTCTTCAACGAGTTAATAACTCGCTAGACTATTCTTGCACTAGGCATTTAGATCAATTCCTTTTGCATGGGGACAAAATTTCTGGTTTACACCAGTGGGAAGTTTTAGAAACGCCAGGTCATGCCCAAAGTCATATTGTTCTTTATGAAAAAAACACTGGTATACTTTTGGGAGGGGATTTACTTTTAAAGCAAATTTCGCCGAATCCTTTACTTGAGCCACCGATGATCAGTGAACATACAAATCGCCCAAAGCCACAGCTTCAGTTAAATCAGTCTATTTCAAGGCTTCTAGATCTACCGTTATCACTTGTATATCCTGGTCATGGTGAAAACATAATGAATGCACATGAACTAATCACTTATCGATTAAACCAACAACATAAAAGAGCAGAACAAGTTAGGGATTTTATTTCAAAAAAGCCTGTAACTGCTTTTGAAATATGCCAAAATTTGTTTCCTACTATTTATTATAAGCAGCTCATGTTAACGATGTCTGAAACAGTTGGACAGCTTGACTATTTAGAGGAAATCGGTCAAATTAGAGTGGATGATACAAATGAACGACATCTTTACTATACAACATAG